In Cuculus canorus isolate bCucCan1 chromosome 27, bCucCan1.pri, whole genome shotgun sequence, the following proteins share a genomic window:
- the POLE4 gene encoding LOW QUALITY PROTEIN: DNA polymerase epsilon subunit 4 (The sequence of the model RefSeq protein was modified relative to this genomic sequence to represent the inferred CDS: deleted 1 base in 1 codon), producing the protein MERGRAHAKWITTTSKRHKALCPTDSCGQCRGAGGAVRAARFAAPGWRRRARRWRRRRRGPGRGRGRARLPLARVKALVKAGPDVSLASHEAVGGVGEKRRFAFQELFVETIAKDAYVYAQQGKRKTLQRKDLDNAIEAIDEFAFLEGKVLQPSDHLCSLLWTCSNSSVSFLC; encoded by the exons ATGGAGCGTGGCAGGGCTCATGCCAAATGGATAACCACCACATCCAAGAGGCACAAAGCCCTGTGTCCCACAGACAGCTG CGGGCAGTGTCGGGGCGCTGGGGGCGCTGTGCGGGCCGCTCGGTTCGCTGCTCCGGGATGGCGGCGGCGAGCGCGGAGGTGGcggaggaggcggcgggggccgggccgggggcgCGGGCGCGCGCGGCTGCCGCTGGCGCGGGTG AAGGCGCTGGTGAAGGCTGGACCGGACGTGAGCTTGGCGAGCCACGAGGCCGTGGGTGGTGTTGGCGAGAAGCGGCG ttttgcttttcaggagCTGTTTGTTGAAACCATAGCCAAAGACGCGTACGTGTACGCTcagcaaggaaagaggaaaactctgcagagaaaagacCTGG ATAACGCCATTGAAGCTATTGATGAATTCGCGTTTTTGGAAG ggaaggtgctccagccctccgatcatctttgtagcctcctctggacctgttccaacagttccgtatccttcttatgctga
- the LOC104062070 gene encoding bone morphogenetic protein 2 has protein sequence MLGTVLLLLALAKPVCPSPSGVTSRRAEALKKLLEVFGMEDPPPPPAHSKQPPQYMVDLFNTVANADGVTKNPDILEGNTVRSFLDKTHGEEMRFLFILSSVAKNEKILTAELHLFRLWPRASNGPKRQHFCQVSIYQVLERSELDAPGGKKLLATRLVSLQGSGWEVFAITQAVRDWTEDESNNQGLLVTVQGPGGSPLNPPPLRFASGRDHHESKKPMLVLFTDDGRRGASLPTAGFPADLQPPAPVLPAKKLTGRRSTRSLDQLQPCQRHPLSVDFEEIGWSGWIISPRGYNAYHCKGSCPFPLGENMRPTNHATVQSIINALKLSEGVSSPCCVPDKLYSINLLYFDDDENVVLKQYDDMVAGSCGCH, from the exons ATGCTGGGGaccgtcctgctgctgctggccttgGCCAAGCCCGTGTGCCCGAGTCCGAGCGGAGTGACGAGCCGGAGGGCTGAGGCGTTGAAGAAGCTCCTGGAAGTCTTTGGCATGGAAGATCCCCCGCCTCCCCCAGCTCACTCCAAGCAGCCGCCCCAGTACATGGTGGATCTATTCAACACTGTCGCCAACGCAGATGGTGTCACCAAGAACCCTGACATCCTGGAGGGCAACACGGTCCGCAGCTTCTTGGATAAAA ctCACGGCGAGGAGATGCggttcctcttcatcctctccAGCGTGGCCAAGAACGAGAAGATTctgacagcagagctgcatcTCTTCCGCCTCTGGCCGAGGGCCAGCAATGGGCCCAAAAGACAGCACTTCTGCcag GTCAGCATCTACCAAGTGCTGGAGAGGAGCGAGCTGGATGCCCCCGGAGGGAAGAAGCTGCTGGCGACCAGGCTGGTCTCACTGCAGGGCTCGGGCTGGGAGGTCTTTGCCATCACGCAGGCT GTTCGTGACTGGACTGAAGATGAAAGCAACAACCAGGGTTTGCTGGTGACAGTGCAGGGCCCGGGTGGGAGCCCGCTCAACCCACCACCACTGCGGTTCGCCTCTGGCAGGGACCACCATGAGAGCAAGAAGCCCATGTTGGTCCTGTTTACGGATGATGGGCGCCGGGGAGCATCCCTGCCCACGGCCGGCTTCCCAG CAGATTTACAGCCTCCTGCTCCCGTTCTCCCCGCCAAGAAGCTGACCGGGCGACGCAGCACACGCTCGCTGGACCAGCTTCAGCCCTGCCAGAGACATCCCTTGTCCGTGGACTTTGAGGAGATCGGCTGGTCTGGCTGGATCATCTCCCCACGGGGGTACAATGCCTACCACTGCAAGGGCTCCTGCCCCTTCCCGCTGGGCGAGAACATGCGGCCCACGAACCACGCCACTGTGCAGTCCATCATCAATGCCCTCAAGCTGAGCGAGGGCGTGAGCAGCCCCTGCTGCGTCCCCGACAAGCTCTACTCCATCAACCTCCTCTACTTTGATGATGATGAGAACGTGGTCCTCAAGCAGTACGATGACATGGTGGCCGGGAGCTGCGGCTGCCACTGA
- the LOC104062077 gene encoding uncharacterized protein LOC104062077, with protein MSTQAPLLQLVQVPGLSRCSSMLDFLQGKKVRKVHLPWSGTPTHYHSRECHGPALWVPASSLPTCTWSCSCSSKVFRRWSVAVMPQECLHFPALKISFPDVPWEVTVNMGKCFEPTYTDGLFCLPTKFNTVLVRPPQGRQVVWTLERCEMKEKCYRASQMEYYYEIVSGSVGCREEQIKGGFLQLDVLAGGFCCAAGPVCTAGWML; from the exons atGTCCACACAggccccacttctccagcttgtccag GTTCCTGGGCTCTCCAGATGCTCCTCCATGCTCGATTTCCTCCAGGGCAAGAAGGTTAGAAAAGT CCATTTGCCCTGGTCAGGCACCCCAACTCACTACCACAGCCGGGAGTGCCACGGTCCTGCCCTGTGGGTTCCTGCTTCCAGTCTGCCCACGTGCACAtggagctgctcctgctcttcaAAGGTATTCAGGAGGTGGTCAGTGGCTGTCATGCCCCAAGAATGTCTCCATTTCCCAGCTCTGAAAATCTCCTTTCCAGACGTGCCCTGGGAGGTCACGGTCAACATGGGGAAATGCTTTGAACCAACCTACA ctgATGGACTTTTCTGCCTGCCCACAAAGTTCAACACTGTGCTGGTCAGACCACCACAAGGCAGGCAGGTGGTTTGGACGCTGGAGAGATGTGAAATGAAGGAGAAATGCTATCGTGCTTCCCAGATGGAATATTATTATGAAATTGTGTCTGGGtctgtgggatgcagggaggaaCAGATCAAGGGTGGTTTCCTGCAGCTCGATGTCCTCGCTGGTGggttctgctgtgctgctgggccGGTTTGCACAGCCGGGTGGATGCTCTGA
- the PRAM1 gene encoding LOW QUALITY PROTEIN: PML-RARA-regulated adapter molecule 1 (The sequence of the model RefSeq protein was modified relative to this genomic sequence to represent the inferred CDS: deleted 2 bases in 2 codons), giving the protein MGGEDEIYDDVEPVGLLRSGQGFLLPPMSRPPVHPRPRGGFGFAGGDTGQASNRAALLAAAHREAPISRKGKPMTLKECKKEEKADRDFQKKFKFEGSIQVLTQMMVDPRATEKRGGGKNLPLRRGEILDVIQFTSQEQILCRNSERRYGYVPRAVMLQLDADIYDDVEIYG; this is encoded by the exons ATGGG GGGTGAAGATGAGATATACGATGACGTGGAGCCTGTTGGGCTGCTCAGGAGTGGCCAAGGCTTTCTGCTGCCCCCCATGTCCCGGCCACCAGTACATCCCCGCCCCAGAGGAG GGTTTGGTTTTGCAGGTGGAGACACTGGTCAGGCCTCTAACAGGGCTGCACTGCTGGCGGCAGCACACAG AGAAGCCCCAATCTCCCGCAAGGGGAAGCCAATGACACTCAAGGAAtgcaagaaagaagagaaggcagacagggattttcagaagaaattcaag tttgaaGGAAGCATCCAA GTCCTGACTCAGATGATGGTTGACCCCCGC GCAACGGAGAAGAGGGGTGGAGGGAAGAACCTGCCGCTGAGACGAGGAGAAATTCTCGATGTCATTCAGTTTACAAGCCAGGAGCAAATCCTCTGCCGAAACAGCGAGAGGAGGT ATGGGTACGTGCCTCGAGCTGTGATGCTACAGCT GGATGCTGACATCTATGATGATGTTGAGATTTATG